GCGCATCACCTGAGGTTCAAAGCCCATGTCGAACATACGGTCGGCTTCATCAAGCACGACGTACGTCACACGCCTTAGGTTTGTCACACGGCCCGAATTAGCCGCCAGCATATCGATCATACGCCCCGGTGTACAGACAATAATTTCTGCTCCCCGCTTTAGCTCCGCAATCTGTTCCGATATGCCCGTCCCACCGTAAACGCATGCCGTCCGCAGGTTTAgagatttcgaaaatttcttaATATCCTTCCCGATCTGCATGCAAAGCTCTCGCGTCGGTGTCATGATGATCGAAATCGGTCCATCACCGTCGTCCAGCGGAGGCTGATCGAGAATGTGCCGGAACATGGGTAAAATAAAGGCAAGCGTTTTTCCACTGCCAGTTTTGGCTATGCCTATCAAATCCCTTCCCGACATGATGGCCGGTATGGCCTGACACTGGATAGGAGTTGGTTTTTCGAAGCCAAGCTTACGCAACACCTCAAACTCCTTCTTGGACACACCACAGTGGGCCCAGGTTTTGATCGGTTTCGGGCATCCTTTGCCCTTGACTGCAATACCTTCCAGCTCCTTCTTGTACGCATCAATCTCCGTCTGGGTCATGCGAGCAATTTCTGGCACCTCCACGTAGAACGACTTTCTAAAGGGCATGTAGTTAATGCCGGAATGGTCAATTTTAGCCaattcttttttctgcttgttgGCAAGATTCGCCGCTGTATCCTTAATGTCTTCCTGCTCTTCTTCCGACGAATACTCCAGCCCATCCTGGTTCTGCTCGATCAGTTCACCTTTCTTCGTTTCCGACTTTTGCTTTGCCACTCCGGTAATTATCGTAACGCCACTGTTGGACGCTTTGCCATCCGTTTTCGGGAGCGGATTGGCGAGCTTGTTAACTTTGCGTACCTCTTCGTTCACTTCCTTCATAAACGCATCCAGCGGGTCaatttcttcctcctcctcgacAGCCTCTTCCGCCTTATCCTTTGCGTCCTCCGTTTCGTCATCTTCCTCATCGTCCTCGAGGCTCCACTTTTTCGCACCAGCCGACGAAATTGGAACGATCGTTGGGAGTGGTTTTTTGATTTCCTGTTCCTTCTTATTACGCTCCGCACGCCATCGTTCGATGCGCTCGCGACGTTTCGTCATTTCCTGCTCCAGACGACGCTGTTCCTCCTCCTTGTCGATTGGAGCCACCGGGACCTCGTACACTTCTTCTTTGGGCCTTTCTCGGAAGATGGACTTCTTCTCTTCAGCTAACTTTTCCACAACCACCACCGTTGGAGGTagaagtggtggtggtgccatCATGCCCGGTGGCATCTGATCGAACTTGGATTGCTTTCCACTGCTGCTTACACTTTGCGCACTGTTGGTGTTGTAAAGAGCAAAATTTTCATATCAAAGACGGAAAAGTAGTGTGTCGTGGAGCCTAACAGAGATGGGGAAAACTAGCAAAAAGGCGGAACTGGCTCCGTACGATTGGAATCGTCAGAAGATGTTCGAATCATCTGGAAGCGTTGGAGTCTGACATCGGATTTgaattaggaaaaaaataccAGAAACAAAGATATTTGAACGCGCGGTCAAATATCATAGAAAAGTGTTAACAATTGCTGGGATACACTGTATCAAAAGTCCACGCAGAGCGAATCACAGTAAAAACGAAGACAAAAATCATCATATCTGAAAAAAAGCGTCTAGCCGACTGCGCTTATGGACGGtttcgaatggttgcaacaatTCCGACGATTAAGGACGGTTCTAACGGTTCTGATGGTTACGATGGTTCGGACGGATCTAACGATTTCGATGGTTCCGGCTTCTCTGAAACGCGCCCATTGTTCCAAATAGGCGCTTTTCAGAGAAGCCATCACTAGCGCCTAATATGAACCTTCCGTGTACTTACTATTTGGTTGCCTGCTCTCGTAGCTTTTCCCGCTCCTTTTCGCGTTCCCGTTTGCGCGCGGCTTCTTTTTCGCGTTCCTTTTCTAGCTCCCGGTCACGTTCCTTCTCCCGCTCCCAGAGTTCTCGCTCACGTTCCCGATGCTCCTCGCGGTGGCGTTCACGGCGGGCggcactgctactgctgctaccactGCCACCGAAAACAGATGCCGAAAAACTGGCCGCATTCGTACCACCATTGTTGACGGACGAACGGGAACTACTGGCCTTGCTGCGATCGTGACTGCGTGACCGTTTCTTTTTGCGGTCCGGAGAAGCCGACTTACTTCTCGAACGACGCCTATCCTTCCTGCAAATGTTTCGAGAGGTAAATTTGGTACCTGTCCGGCGCTTCCTGCCGGCGTTCGTTTCGGACGATGTGCCTACTTACCCATTTTCACCTGTACGAGTCATCCGGAGAAGGTTACCGATGCACGACCGCCGatgtagtggtagtagtagtagtagttgatAAGTGGAGGAGCTAAACAAACAATAGAAAATAGTGTTTTTCACCTGAGAAAATGTGATTCCGCCTAGTTTgcaaatgttgttttgtttggtactGTGAAAAAACTGTGTTATAAACGTCAAAACTGACGCTTTCGTTAAACGTTTCGTTAAATTGTTCGTTGAACGTTTGACAGCCGTAGCGCACAACATAAACACAAAACGCTAACCCCAGAATGATGCCAGAACGGCTAGATCGGCTCTTGGCTTCTTTTTAAAATCCTGAACCGAAATTTTAGTAAAAGTTCCGTTTTTGGTTGCATGTTCGGTGTTTTCTGTtggccgtgtgtgtgtgttgttcgtGTGAAAACCATGTGTTTTGTGGTGC
This genomic window from Anopheles maculipalpis chromosome 2RL, idAnoMacuDA_375_x, whole genome shotgun sequence contains:
- the LOC126568789 gene encoding probable ATP-dependent RNA helicase DDX46; the encoded protein is MTRTGENGKDRRRSRSKSASPDRKKKRSRSHDRSKASSSRSSVNNGGTNAASFSASVFGGSGSSSSSAARRERHREEHRERERELWEREKERDRELEKEREKEAARKREREKEREKLREQATKYAQSVSSSGKQSKFDQMPPGMMAPPPLLPPTVVVVEKLAEEKKSIFRERPKEEVYEVPVAPIDKEEEQRRLEQEMTKRRERIERWRAERNKKEQEIKKPLPTIVPISSAGAKKWSLEDDEEDDETEDAKDKAEEAVEEEEEIDPLDAFMKEVNEEVRKVNKLANPLPKTDGKASNSGVTIITGVAKQKSETKKGELIEQNQDGLEYSSEEEQEDIKDTAANLANKQKKELAKIDHSGINYMPFRKSFYVEVPEIARMTQTEIDAYKKELEGIAVKGKGCPKPIKTWAHCGVSKKEFEVLRKLGFEKPTPIQCQAIPAIMSGRDLIGIAKTGSGKTLAFILPMFRHILDQPPLDDGDGPISIIMTPTRELCMQIGKDIKKFSKSLNLRTACVYGGTGISEQIAELKRGAEIIVCTPGRMIDMLAANSGRVTNLRRVTYVVLDEADRMFDMGFEPQVMRIIDNVRPDRQTVMFSATFPRQMEALARRILKKPIEVQVGGRSVVCKDVEQHVVVLDDEAKFFKLLELLGLYQEQGSIIVFVDKQENADSLLKDLMKASYPCMSLHGGIDQFDRDSTMVDFKQGRVKLLIATSVAARGLDVKQLILVVNYDCPNHYEDYVHRCGRTGRAGAKGFAWTFLTPEQGRYAGDIIRALELSGGTVPDDLRNLWDTYKAAQEAEGKKVHTGGGFSGKGFKFDAQEAAAVNERKKMQKAALGLQDSDDEEDLEQDIDQQIENMFATKRIVKEVEAPATNNREQQNNPPPVPAPPAPNVTHSDKLELAKRLASKINLQKTLGTDSKGATQQAAEAILKGANTQQLIAAKTVAEQLAAKLNNKLNYQPKDEEEPVVETNEQVFRKYEEELEINDFPQQARWKVTSKEALAQISEYSEAGLTVRGTYVPPGKNPPDGERKLYLAIESCNELAVTKAKREITRLIKEELLKLQASSHHVINKARYKVV